TCCCTGGTCTCGTTTGCAGCGATTATTCCGGTGTTAAATATTCTTTTTAAGCTGGAAAAGCCTGTACTGGCGCCTGCTGCATTTGAGTGGAAATTTGATGTGCTGAAGCAAAATCTTTATTACCAGATTGGGCGTTTGATTGATCAATATGGTGAACTTACCACGCTGGCATACATATGCGGGGTAATTATTGTGGTGTTTTTTCTGAAAAACCTTTTCCGGTATCTGGCCATGTATTACATTGCCGAGGTGCGCAATGGTGTGGTAAGAGATATTAGAAATGCCCTTTATCATAAAATCCTGATTTTGCCGCTTTCCTATTATTCTGAAAAAAAGAAGGGCGATATTATTTCACGCATGACCACCGATGTGCAGGAGGTTGAATGGTCGGTGCTCAGCTCTCTTGAAATGTTGTTTCGCGATCCGGTTACTATTATTGCCTATCTCATTTCTCTTTTTATGATGAACTATGAGCTTACGCTTATGGTGTTGATACTTCTCCCTGTTAGTGGAGGTCTTATTGGCCGGATTGGCCGGAGCCTGAAACGGACATCTGCAAAAGGACAAATCAAAATGGGGGAGTTACTTTCCAATATTGAAGAAACCATCAGTGGCTTGCGCAATATCAAAGCATTTAATTCAATTGACTGGGCAAATAACAACTTTAAGGAAACCAATTACAAGTACAACAGGCTTATGGTCAGGTTGTTCCGAAAACGCGATCTGGCTTCTCCTCTCAGCGAATTTTTGGGAATTGTAGTATCGGTCATTGTAATCTGGTTTGGAGGAAAAATAATCCTTTCTCCTGATTCGTCTATGGATGCTTCTATTTTTATCGTTTATATTACGGTGTTTTCACAGATTATTAATCCAATCAAAGCTTTGTCTACTGCCGTATATAATGTGCAGAAAGGTGCTGCTTCGGTTGAAAGGATTGAGCAGGTTTTAGCCGCCGAAGAGGTGATTACAGAGAAGGAAAATGCCATTCCGGTTAAGGAATTCGAAAAACAGATTGAATACCGAAACGTTTGGTTTCGCTATGAGCAGGAAGATGTGCTCAAAAATATTAACCTGATAATCCCTAAAGGAAAATCAATTGCGCTGGTGGGAGCTTCTGGTTCAGGAAAATCAACCATGGCTGATTTGCTCCCCCGGTTTTATGATGTTACTCAAGGTGAAATTTTAATCGATGGAAAACCCATACGCGATTTTGTTATCAGCGATGTAAGGGGATTAATGGGTATTGTGTCACAGGAAACCATTCTGTTTAATGCTACGGTTCTTGATAACATAACATTTGGTATGCAAGGGGTTAGCAAAGAGGAGGTTATTGCTGCAGCAAAAGTTGCCAATGCGCATGAATTTATCATGCAGATGCCTGAAGGGTACGAAACCAATATTGGGGATCGGGGCATTAAAATGTCGGGTGGTCAGCGGCAGCGGTTAAGCATTGCCAGGGCTGTACTGCGCAATCCGCCGGTGATGATACTTGATGAAGCAACTTCAGCGCTTGACACAGAATCAGAACGTTTGGTGCAGGATGCATTGCTGAACCTGATGCAGAACCGTACCTCGCTGGTAATTGCTCACCGGTTGTCAACCGTTCAGCATGCCGATGAAATTATTGTAATGCAGAAAGGCGAAATTGTTGAAAGAGGCACTCACACTGAACTTATGGCCAGGCATGGAGTATATAAAAGATTAAGCGATTTGCAAACAGTTGATCAGGCATAATGTGCTGGTTGTTAATGCTTATAAGCCTTTTTATCCCTTTTTGCAATGAATTTATTTAAACTTTTTAACCGGATTTTATCATGGATGTCCTCAACAAAATAAAGCAAAGAGCAGCATCGTTATTGCCTGAACTAACGGCAGTCCGAAGGCATTTACATATGCATCCCGAACTTTCAATGCAGGAGAAGGAGACTTCGGTTTATATTCAATCCAAACTTAGTAGTTATGGCATTCCGTTTAAAGCCGGCATTGCTCAGCATGGAATTGTTGGTCTGATTGAAGGAAGAAATCCTGGTGCACGAACAATTGCTTTGCGTGCCGATATGGATGCCCTTCCTATTGTTGAGCAAAATGAAGCAGCCTATTGCTCACAAAACCAGGGCGTAATGCATGCCTGTGGACACGATGTGCACATGACCAGTTTGATTGGTGCAGCCATTATTCTGAATGAATTAAAAGACGAATTTGAAGGAACCATTAAACTGATATTTCAGCCTTCAGAAGAGCGGTTTCCGGGAGGTGCCTCCATGATGATTAAGGAAGGTGTTATGGAAAACCCTGCTCCGCTCAGGATGTTTGGTCAGCATGTGCTTCCCACACTTGATGCCGGAAAGGTTGGAATGAAGCCCGGAAAATATATGGCTTCAACCGATGAAATTTATCTGACGGTGAAAGGGAAGGGTGGACATGGTGCGACACCCGAACTGAATGTTGACCCGGTGTTGATTGCCGCTCATATACTCATTGCCCTGCAACAGATTGTTAGCCGAAATGCACCTCCTGCCTTGCCTGCTGTTCTTTCTTTCGGGCGATTTATGGCCGAAGGCAGAACCAATATTATTCCTGACGAGGTGAAGCTGGATGGTACACTGCGAACTTTTGACGAAAACTGGCGCGCTGATGCTCATCATAAAATTACCCGCATGGCAACCTCTATTGCCGAAGGAATGGGCGGATCCTGTGATGTTTTTATTGATAAAGGTTATCCATACCTGGTCAACGACGATGAAGTTACAGCGCAGGCAAAGGAATTTGCCATAGAATATCTTGGAGCCGATAATGTTGTAGATCTGGATATGCGAATGACTGCCGAGGATTTTGCCTATTTTTCGCAGCTGGTTCCTTCCTGTTTCTACAGGCTTGGCATCAGGAATGAAAGCAAGGGCATTGTTCATAATCTGCATACTTCAAAATTTGATGTGGATGAATCAAGTCTTGAAACCGGAGCCGGATTAATGGCCTGGATGGCACTGAAAAACCTGAATTTAATGCCATAAGGGGGCCGTTTTATTTATTCCCATCCCTAATTCGCTTTAACCGGAAAAGAACAAATTCATCCTCTCAGGGTTTATGCTGCTATACCAGTTTAAATTTGTTTTTCTAAAGTCTGACAAATTCTGAGATGAACAGTCCGATTTCCATTATACCCCTGACCTGCGAAATACTTGAGCCTTTATCATTAAATCCGCATAAACCTCATCGTCATGACCACGAGGAGCTCTGGATAATTACACATGGAAGTCCATCGCACGCGGTTGATTTTATGGCCGAAAAGCTTCAATCACCGGTTGTTGTTTATATTGCCCAGGGGAAAGTACATTCTTTTATTCCGGATACTGAAACACAAGGATGGCTTATACGCTATAAAACTGATTTTGTCCCACAAAGCAGATTCAATTTTTATTCGGCATTTGCTGATAAAGTATATTATCAGCTCAGTGAAGATTATTGCAGTACAACCCTGCATTCACTTTGCACCATCATGCTCAAGGAGAGCGCTGAACTTATCCCCGACTATACTGTAATGCAACATC
This region of Lentimicrobiaceae bacterium genomic DNA includes:
- a CDS encoding amidohydrolase; this encodes MDVLNKIKQRAASLLPELTAVRRHLHMHPELSMQEKETSVYIQSKLSSYGIPFKAGIAQHGIVGLIEGRNPGARTIALRADMDALPIVEQNEAAYCSQNQGVMHACGHDVHMTSLIGAAIILNELKDEFEGTIKLIFQPSEERFPGGASMMIKEGVMENPAPLRMFGQHVLPTLDAGKVGMKPGKYMASTDEIYLTVKGKGGHGATPELNVDPVLIAAHILIALQQIVSRNAPPALPAVLSFGRFMAEGRTNIIPDEVKLDGTLRTFDENWRADAHHKITRMATSIAEGMGGSCDVFIDKGYPYLVNDDEVTAQAKEFAIEYLGADNVVDLDMRMTAEDFAYFSQLVPSCFYRLGIRNESKGIVHNLHTSKFDVDESSLETGAGLMAWMALKNLNLMP
- a CDS encoding ABC transporter ATP-binding protein: MKNLVKVLRYAIPYWGFALLNILFNIISVAFSLVSFAAIIPVLNILFKLEKPVLAPAAFEWKFDVLKQNLYYQIGRLIDQYGELTTLAYICGVIIVVFFLKNLFRYLAMYYIAEVRNGVVRDIRNALYHKILILPLSYYSEKKKGDIISRMTTDVQEVEWSVLSSLEMLFRDPVTIIAYLISLFMMNYELTLMVLILLPVSGGLIGRIGRSLKRTSAKGQIKMGELLSNIEETISGLRNIKAFNSIDWANNNFKETNYKYNRLMVRLFRKRDLASPLSEFLGIVVSVIVIWFGGKIILSPDSSMDASIFIVYITVFSQIINPIKALSTAVYNVQKGAASVERIEQVLAAEEVITEKENAIPVKEFEKQIEYRNVWFRYEQEDVLKNINLIIPKGKSIALVGASGSGKSTMADLLPRFYDVTQGEILIDGKPIRDFVISDVRGLMGIVSQETILFNATVLDNITFGMQGVSKEEVIAAAKVANAHEFIMQMPEGYETNIGDRGIKMSGGQRQRLSIARAVLRNPPVMILDEATSALDTESERLVQDALLNLMQNRTSLVIAHRLSTVQHADEIIVMQKGEIVERGTHTELMARHGVYKRLSDLQTVDQA
- a CDS encoding helix-turn-helix domain-containing protein produces the protein MNSPISIIPLTCEILEPLSLNPHKPHRHDHEELWIITHGSPSHAVDFMAEKLQSPVVVYIAQGKVHSFIPDTETQGWLIRYKTDFVPQSRFNFYSAFADKVYYQLSEDYCSTTLHSLCTIMLKESAELIPDYTVMQHLLSAVLAKLETDSKRDYLDNKASGTPRLITFNNFLRILDNNFRRAEGVEFYAEKLNMTARNLNLITRSVFGKSATEIIETRKLREARRLLLTTEKSVSEIGFELGYNEKSYFSRVFRKKTGATPTAFRTQALDLIS